The genomic stretch TCTTTGCGTGCCACCTCGGCCGCGCACAGCCAGGCCAGGGCCTCGCGCAGGTTCATCTCCCGCCTTGCCGCTTCCTCCAGCAGCGCATCGAGGCGGTCGCGGATTGCTGGGAGCCGTAGGCGGGTGAGCATTGCCTCCAGCTCCTCGGTCGGTACCGGTGGTATCGCCGCTGTGGATCGGTTGCGTGGGTTGGTGGGACTCATGCCGCCACCTCCCCGATCAGCTCGGCATAAACCGCCAGAGGCCGGGCCAGTTCAGAGCTGCGGACCGGGCGCTGCTCCTGATCACGTCTTGCGTTGCCATCCCGCAGCGATCGCTCCGCCTCGCGCTGCTGCCGTTGCGGCAGCAGGCCCTCCCAATGGCCGTCGATCACCTGGCGGCTGCGGCTACCGGGCCGCTGGCGCCTGTGCTCAGCGACGATCCGGCCGCCGTGGCGGATCAGTACCTGTTGATCGCGCACCAGCACGCTCACCCGCTGACGGATCAGCGCCTGCGGCGCCGAGTACCAGTTCGCCTCCACCTCCACGCAGCAGTCGCTGTGCACGATCCGCACCAGCTCCCGCTCCGCCAGGAACGACGGCTTGGCCTCCAGCGGCTGCAACGCCTGGGCTTCTGCCCGCACAAACCGGTCCAGCGGCGCCTCGCCGGTGGTGCCGTGCACCCGCAGGTCGGCCACCTCGCGGGTCCAGCGCACCAGATGGGCCTCAAACTCCGCCCAGCTGCTGAACTCCCGCCCAGCGATGGCGTTCCTCTTGACGTACGCCACCCCACGCTCGTCCTTGCCTTTGGTTCTGGCCCGGTACGGCCGACAGGCACGGGGCTTGAACCCCCAGTAACGGGCGAACTCCTCCAGCCGCTCGGCAAAAACCAGGATGTTGCGCTCGGGATCGTGCTGGCTCACCAGCGCACGGGCGTTATCCACCAGCACCTCCTGCGGTACCCCGCCCCAGTGGCGGAAACCCTCCTCCAGGGCCTGGAGCCAGTGGTCCTGCTTCTCGCTGCGGAATGCCCGCACCAGCAGCCGGCGCGAGTACCCCAGGGTGAGCACCGCCAGGTGCACCCGCACCCGCTCGCCGCCAATGCTCACCAGGCACTGGCCAAAGTCTGCCTGCAGTTGCCGGCCCGGCGGGGTCTCAAACCGCACCGTCGCCAGGGCCGCGTTGCGCAGCTCCCGCCGCCACGGCTCCACGGCACGCTCCACTGTCCGCAGGCTCACCTCGATTCCCTTCTCACTGGCCAGCTCCTGCCGCACCACATCGGCATTGCCGCGGTGGGCCATAAACCGCTGCCGCAGCCACTCCCGTTGGCCATCGAGAACCGTGTTGCGGCAGGGCTTCCCGTAGGGCTGCCAGCCACCCTGCCGCAGGTACTTGCGCACCGTCTCCGGTGAACAGCCCAGTTCTTTAGCAATCCGCCTCCGGCCCCAACCTGCTGCCGATAGCCGTCGCATCGCCTCCACGTCCTGAGGGGTCTGCACAGCTGTCTCCAGAACCATCGGCTCCAGAGATGGCGCCCCTGCGCTGCCCTTGTCGTCCTGCCTGGCTCGCTCCACGGGGTGGACCAGTTTTCGTGTCGCCTCCGGACCAGTTTTCGCTGTCGCCTG from Synechococcus sp. CBW1107 encodes the following:
- the istA gene encoding IS21 family transposase — protein: MERARQDDKGSAGAPSLEPMVLETAVQTPQDVEAMRRLSAAGWGRRRIAKELGCSPETVRKYLRQGGWQPYGKPCRNTVLDGQREWLRQRFMAHRGNADVVRQELASEKGIEVSLRTVERAVEPWRRELRNAALATVRFETPPGRQLQADFGQCLVSIGGERVRVHLAVLTLGYSRRLLVRAFRSEKQDHWLQALEEGFRHWGGVPQEVLVDNARALVSQHDPERNILVFAERLEEFARYWGFKPRACRPYRARTKGKDERGVAYVKRNAIAGREFSSWAEFEAHLVRWTREVADLRVHGTTGEAPLDRFVRAEAQALQPLEAKPSFLAERELVRIVHSDCCVEVEANWYSAPQALIRQRVSVLVRDQQVLIRHGGRIVAEHRRQRPGSRSRQVIDGHWEGLLPQRQQREAERSLRDGNARRDQEQRPVRSSELARPLAVYAELIGEVAA